The Nicotiana tabacum cultivar K326 chromosome 1, ASM71507v2, whole genome shotgun sequence genome segment aaattaagagaaaCTGAACAAATGAAGAAGACGTAAAGATTTTGGCTTAGTAAAGATAAGAGATTGAAAAAACCTTCTGCGGGCCATTTGTGATGCAATCTTCGAGTTGCATGCATGAATGTTCATCTTTGCAAGCAACTAAAACAATCCCGTTATCATCCCCTTCATCTAGATGATCTTTCTCTTCTCCAGACAACGCTCGTTTATCTCTTTCCTCTTGTATCTCCATTAGGACATCCTGTGCAAAGAATCAAGCCATAAAATCCCAGTTGAAATTATTATCTAGGATTAGAACTCATGAAAGCAATCAGTTGATTTTCTTACGCAGAAGCCAGCAGATCAACAGGATTAATAAGTCAACATGATTGTTATGAAATACTTAAAGTTGATTCTTCAACTATCAAAGGCTAAAACAATCACTGAGAAAATGGAAGTCACTCACTCACAAGTAAGACCTTCCACTTTGGTGGCTCCTCCAACACTTCCTCCAAAACAACTCTGTTCTCTGTGCTAGTTGACTGATCTATGAGATATAAACAAGACAAGAGGAACCATGTCATATTTTACAGTTGTATGCTATTGTGCTACTAGTGAATTATTAATAAGAAGATTCAGTTTGAGAAAATTTACACGATACACTATTTCATTTTCTATATTCTATTTCCgcgccggggggggggggggggttatgtGTACCTTACATTCAAGTTATTAAAATAAGTCCAACTCACTTATTAAGTAAATAAACTGAGAATCCAATTGACAAAGAAAGTGCCAGCAACCCCAATACACACCTTCATCCTTCTTGTTGTCATTAAGCTTTCTCTTTTTGGTTGATGCAGTCTTAATTTGCCCCAGTTTTCCACTGTCTGACCTCCCAAAATGATACACTCGCTTCTTCGCATACTCAAAGATCTTGTAACTGGACTCTGCAAATATCCAAACGGACCGGAAACTCTCTGATGCTCTAAGTGAGTCTAGGTACTTCAAGTAATTTACAGCATCATACCTACTCATATAAGAAATAGATAAGTACTACTATAAAAACAAGAACCATAAGCCAAGAGAAACTGAAACAGACCTCACACACAGCACCAGTGCCGATAAACAAAGGATTCAGACTAGCAACCAAGTAGATCCATCTTATTATATTATCTCTCCGAACCAATCTGCTTGTGCCAGTGTGAGACAATTATTAAGAAAAtgtttttttagtatttttcgaGAATATGTGAGGTCGTATTTTAAATATTCTAGTGTAGAACAGAATATAGAATAAACTTGTATTAAGAATAGAAGTTGGTCTCAGGAAACTTGTGGTATTTAAAATGTGTGCTAAAACTTTCCATTTAAGTTAAGTGGAGAAGGTTTTGGGATTACCTGAAAAATTGGTCAAACACTTTAGACCAAAGGGAATACCACTAGACACTTTCACTTATATTTAAACAGATACTGCCTAAAAACTAGTGAGACATCCAAGTCATACCGACAACTAATGGTTTATATTTTGTGGTATTCAAAATAATCTATCTTCCAATATCAAATACTTGATCTCTTTGCCATTGTTTTGCAAATATAACTAGGGCAGTTGAGTGAGTCTTTACAAGTTAGACAAACTCTCATATTTCTATATGCTATAACATATACTTGCATGCTGTTTTCGCTTAAATTGACACCCAACAAATACACATTTCGACTTAACGGAGTGAGAATATAGCATAAGCCATAACCAGATGCAGCAATATCAAGAGTATGTAAGCATCAAATAGTAGCATCTTGACCAACAAACAACCAAGACAACGTCATAGAAAAGTATTAACAATGACAAACCCTCTTGTTCAGAAGATAAGAGCCATCAACTAGCTTTCATTAAAGAGACAAATAGATGTCTCAGATACATTTAATACCAACAAAAGAGTGCATAAAAAGACACAGAGTACATGTAATACCATCAAAACAGTGTGTAAAAACTAAAAAGACAACGTGGTGAGAGAAAATATCAACTTTCGTACCTAACAAGGTAATCCAACAGCTTTCTTAATGTCTTCAAATCTGAAACAAGCTGCTTAGTTCTCTTCCCTAAGGTATGCCAGATGGGATCTAGCTGCCTTCTCACTATCTCATCGAACGACTTAAACAAACCATTCTCCACTGTCAAGTCTTCTACATCAACCTTATTAGTCTTTCTCATTTCCTTCAAACATGCATCCATCACCTCAATCACTGCTTTTTGAATCCCaatcatatatgttgacattgGAACCCTTATATCCACAACCTCTGGTGGATCCCTCTCTAAATCTTGGGATACATAAACCTGAAACAGCAAGAATAAACCACTCAAACCACATTACCCCCAACTTAGGCTGCTATCCACTCCCCCTGCTGCTCATACACTGGCCCTTCTAATAATCCAGCTAAACTGAAAAATAAGGTcagaataattattttaaaaaaaaactactaaTCCGTGGCGTTACATGTAATTAACCTAAGTTGACTTTCATGAAGTTCAAGCTTAAAGTCATCACATAAATGGCAAATAGTAGAAATTGTGTAGATTATGGGTTTATTTTGTATGACAGAAAATGCTTCCTGGGAAATCATATTCAAGTGTTTGGCTACCTTGAATTGTAGAAGCTCTTTTTATGACGGTGGTGTCCTAGCAAGCTTGTGTACCCCTAACTATTCCACTGGATACATGTTTGTACCTCCCACCAGTAGTTAGggagatgggaagaaatcacctagtgttttttcacggatttgaacctgagacctcatggttcttcTCTCACTTCATTGACAACTAGTATACACCCTTGGGTGCTGAATTATGAGTAAAAATATTCTCCCGGTACAATATTTTCCTGCAACTCATTGTTGTCAACCTTTAAAACTCAAAATTACCACCAAAACACTAATCTCATAAACTATCCACCTTACGGTATTACCAAATGTACTAGCTTTTATATCCAAATAAACACTAGAAACTGCTCAagaaaatgatttcaaaagataacAAAACATTTATTTTCCTTCATAGAAAACGCCTGTTAGAAGTTGATAATCGAGTTTAAGGTAACTACCTGGAATCGAGGCCAAAGATGAAGCTTTCTAAGGAAAAGGCATTTAAGTGTTCTCTCAGCTTTAGCAAATCCAGAAACCATGGAATGAGGCCGGTCCGAAAATGCACGAACATAGAGATCACGATTCGTTGACCGCAAAATACGCACAATAAAGGCTTCCGTAGACGTATCCGAAAGCAAATGAGCATTGAGTACAATAAGTCCGGCGACAGCAGTCGTCGGAAGACGACGAGTCAACAGGTCAACGATGAGAATCCGTGAAGTGATGAAAAGAATCCCACCGGAAGAATACAGCGACAGCCGCTGGTTCGCCGGCAGGTCGGAAGTGATCTCGGCCGGTGAATTTTGAACTTCGTCGGAGATTTGAGATTGTGTGACATTTTCGTAAGTCCGTAAGATGGAGGCTTTTTGAGACGGAGTGGCGGAGAGGATGAGTAAGCAACCTTGGGAGTGGTGGTGGAGGAGAAAAAGCGAGGAGATGATCTTATGAAGACCGAGACCGGCGGAGGTTACTACTAAACCGCCATTGGAATCTTCTAGAAGTTCTGTGATTATATGCTCCTGGAATTGCGCCATATTTTGAAGTCTAGGGTTCCGCCTTTTGTGGTGGTTTTAGTTGGTGGTCATGGTGGCGGGAATTCGCCGGAGTTCGTTGAAAGAATTCAAAGTGACGTTATATATGTAGAAATTTTGGGTATGGGGGTTTAGTCAAATCTTAAATTGTACTTTCGCCCCTGCAATTTGAAAATGCGTCGCTTTTGCTATCCAtatttctttttctcatcctgTTTAATTAGTAAAATTAAATATAGGACTCTCTGcatcttttcaaaattttcatgtaGTCCATCAAGGGAATTATAACATAATCACTGAGATGattaattttttctttcaaaaatttgtAAGATTAGATATTTTAATGGGTAATAGTCATTTTCCTTCCAATTTATGTTAAAGATGGTTCGTAAATTTCTTTTCCAATATTACGATATAAATATCCCTCTCTTATTTGAAGATCTAGCCATGGTTGCTTCCGTCCTTCCAAATAGTTGAAAATTAGATTTGAATATCTCATATTTCAATATAATAAATCAAACTTTCCATTGTAATTATGTCATAATCCATGTACTGTCATTTAATCGTAGTATAGTAACTTATGACCACTCTTATTTTATCATCGTATCAAACACCTTTTTAGTTATACAAAAAGTAACAATGAGGAAAGAAACAATTTGACCATAACGTGGAAGTAAGAACCTGAACTTGATTCGTGCTAGTTACTAATTTCTTGATCATTGGATTTAGTTTATGCAATAAAAAATTTGTCTGCTCTTTTCCATACCAGTAGTTTTAGTATTATTCTCATATTTTTTTATACTTAAATTTCTATTATTATCTGTTATTCTCCGTTACCGTATTTCTTTTTCAACATTGTCATGAATATGCTTTTCTTAAGCCGGGGGTTTATCGGAAACAACGTCTCTACATTCACAAAGTAGGGGTAAGTTATGCATActctctaccctccccagaccccaattgtgaaattttagtggatttgttgttgttgtcataaTATAAAGGTTGAATGCAAATTGGAGTCTCTCCTGTTAGTTTTCAAATAAGTCCTACAAAAAATGGGATTGGTTTCGAAAACCAATCAATATTCAATTCAACTTAAGCCAGTTAAAAGATAAAGTTGTGCAATCTCTCATACTAGTCAAGTCCAAGAGGCAATGAATACAATGTGTTATTTCTTCTttccaaaattataaaaacatgCTCTGCAGAATTGATTACAACATAGAAATGTGCATAAAACAGTTCAAAACTATGACTTCATCAATGTACAAAATAGCAGTAGTGTGCCAAACTGCAAATCATACAACTTCTTAAGTACTAACTGCTAAGGTTTAGGTCACCATTGTTGGACTTGATTCGTCGGACCCTCAAAGGTACAgggttctccaagactgtcacgTTAACTCCGCTCCAGACATCTAATTTTGTGGGGAGCTGAGCTATTTTCTCTACAATTTCCATATCCTCCGGCAACACATAGCCAAAAACAGTGTATGACTTTTTCCATTCTTGATGGTTCGCTAAGCTGATAAAGAATTCAGGGCCAGAACCAACCCATGCAACTGAACCCCGTCTTATTTCTGGACAGGATTCACTGGGAACTGACTCGAATGCTACtccttgagcatcaagagttccTTGTACTAAAGCATATGGAGGGCCAAAAGAAGCCTGAAATTTTGTAAAGTAGATTTCAAAGAACTCAGGAAAATTGAAGTTTCTACTCAAAATATAGCACTTGGGATAGCACAAAGAAGCAGAGATTGACTGGTGCGCTTCAGGAAATTGAAATGCAGGAGTTTCAGAGTGCAATACATACAAAAATGTGTAATACATAGGGTTATGAAAGAAGAAATGGGACAAAATTTGGGATCCAAAGAGGAAGGTGCTGAACATTTTGCAACAGACGATATACATACATTACATTGCTCTCACTTTCATGCTTTTTCACAGCTATTATAACAAAGGTAAAATAGTACTCCTGCCATTCTATTTTATGGAGCACTATTCGATCGACATGGAGTGTAGGATATTACTTTGATTTCTATATTACTTCCTCCATTCCGAAATGGCAAAGTTCCTCGAACCTTCTAATTTTTAGCATAAATACGGATATTGATTCttcaaatatgaaaaaaaaaattacacacTCAATTTACATAACTAGTTCTATAAATTGTAAtttttgaataaaaaaatattcaCAAAATGTTTGAAGTAGTAATTGTTATCAAACAATTTCTTTAGTAGTAATAGTGACTTTAAATGGTACAGAGGAAAATATTGGTAGTAATGgaagaaaatatttaagtaaaacTTAAAAAGTTGTTTTGAAGAAAGTATATTGattgaatttgaagaaaaatgGGAATATCGATATATAATTTGGGATGGAGGGAGTTTGAAGGTGATTAAATGAGCAATTATTCTTAATCCCTCTACGTAGCCAAAGAAGCCAAACTGAGACACGGGGGGAGCACACGTATAATTTATCTTATTCATGTAGTCAAAATGAAGTTGTTTAAGATTAGAAGTCACATGTAAAACTGTAGAAAAGAGATGAACATTTACATCTTTTATATGATCTCCATGTGTATCCCAAATTTGTCCGCGAGTTTCCGCACGAAAAAATTGGCAACCAGCACAGTGGCGCACCCCCAACAACTCCAAAATGTTAAAAACTGAGCGTGGGGAACATTCTGGCAAAAGCTGCAGAAAATTAAGAAGAAATACAAGACAGTCATATCAAAACGAAATTAGCAAATCCGGGTTAAGGGAAAGGACTAGACTAAAGCCAAGTATAGTGACTCTGAAAAGTGATATAGCGGTGTCGACATCTAATGGATGCTAAATTTCAGTATAAAATCATACTGTATCCCCTCCCATCCGTAACCCTATAGGGTAACAAACCGTACCCTATAGGTTTGAGAAATAGGAACATGCAGACTTGAAAAGGCGCAATCGTGAAATACTTCAAGCATGATCAGCAAATCAACTTTTTAAGCAAGTGCTTCCTCAAATCATTACTTTTAATTCCTTACTTATTGATACTTTTTCACCATtgtttcttatatttttttaaaagacacCTCAATGTTGGCGAAGATACGATTTAAATATCCATCTATTAAAGTTAAACCTCATAGACAGCTCATTGCCAGGATTCTATTGAGAACTTTTCACCAATCACTTGTATCTAAACTGAGATATTCAAAAGGCAACATAAAAGTTAATCCATATAGTTATAGAATGAGTTGCAACTGCGCAGAATTCATTTAGATAACTGCCATTTGTCTGTGGCAACTGGCAAGATATAGGGAAGTATGCATTCACCAAAAAATAGAACATACCTTGACGTGAATATCACCAAATTCAGTTTCCAAGGCGACAATTCCCTAAAAGCAGTGGGATTGAAAGAGAAATTTTAGCAGTTAAACCATGAATATTATCAAAATGTCCAGAGCTATAAGGAGATAGCATATTAGTTTGCTGAGAAAGTTGCATACCTCTCCTTTCCCAAAAACAATGCCTGACGTCCACATAACCTTGTTTCCTGCTTCCTGTCTATCAGGAGCCAAAGTATCTTTCTGCTTCTTCAACCAGCACTACATCACCGAGCAAGACATGCCAGACCAAACAGTCAAAACTCTAATTTACATGGTGTATGTTAGTTCATAAAATAACTTAAAATGCcaacaaaaaatatattaaaacaaTCTAATCTAAAAGGAATGCAGAACTAAGAGATGCCCAAATATAAGTACATGAGGGCTTCTCTCAAACTGAGCCCTGCTTCAGTGTTCAGTCACTATTATAAATGGGCAATAGCTTTTAGCTTTCATAACTTCAGTTAACAGCTTTAGCCTTCAAAACTTTATTCTGGAAGGCCCAATTGATTGGTTTTGAAACCTTCCCCAGTCGACCTCCTTTCTTGATAATCATTAGGGCAAAAGAGGTTAATTCTGATAATTTCTCATTAATTCTCCTGATTCCCGGGAAAAAAACAGGTCATGTGGTTGAGTTGCGTTTGGTTATGTTCCTTGAAACACATTACTAGCAATTATGGTCAGCTGAAAAACTCAGTAGCTATTTTATATAAATGCCGAAAGTaaatatttttatcatatctgcaGACACCCTACAACATCTGAGGCAAGCATTTCTAGCTAATTCACAAGAAAAGCACTTCTAAAAGGAAAGAGTGGACAATTAAATCACAGTAACAACGTGCTGCAAATCGCCACAGCTCACTTCTGTTATTAGTTCAAGCACCAACATCACAATTCACTAAATCATGTTTATTGCATTACAATTGTATGTTATTTCATAATTAAAGGTTCAAACTTtgtcctgagccgagggtctatcggaaaatCTTTACCTTCGCAACACAGGAATAAGGCCGcctatacactaccctccccacacCCCACCGGTGGGATTACACTGGTCCGTTATTGTTAGTAAAGGTTCAAACTTTGTATGATTTATCAGAGTTAAGCATATAAATCATTTCAAACTGCCAATAACTTACAACTAAAAACACCATATataggaagaaagaaagaaaagatttttcaAACTCACCTCACCAAATTTGTcaccacaaaactttttatttccACAAAAAACCCACGTATCACAAAGACAAGGTCCATGATTACCCGTACACATAGCCTTACAAGCATTACAACATTCTTTAGAACTATTAACCTTAAAATCAGAACCCCACTTTACAGCAGCTCCCCAAAGCTCAAAACTTTCGATTCCACTACAACATTCACCCTCCCCTTCACCACCACCGCCACCGCTAAATTCACCTTCCTCCGCCGCTAACCGCTCAACCACCGAACTTCCGGCTGGTCTCATAACCGCCGACATGAAAATGTACACGGCAGTACAAGAAACAAGACCCATTAAAAGAAGGATCATAGTGGCATAACGTGTGGGTTCGGAATCATTTGGCTTCCGACCCATTTGAGATTGATGTATGAAGATCAAAACCCAGAAATGGATTTGGCTGATTCGGTTTAGTTTGTGAGAATTTTGATTATTAGCTTGGTGGTAGAGTTGACCGGAAGATATTGAACTATAGACTTTGAAATTTTGAGGTAATTTGATGTTATAGTAAGATGTTTAATGTTGGGAGAAGTTAtggaaatgaactaaataatctttAAGAAATTGTTACAATtgaaatttggtcatggaggCTGTATAACTAGTAGGTGTAGTATGTGCTTACAGTCGAATACTCACagtttaaaaatagaaataaaaagtaaaacaattgAACTTGTAACTTAaaataagatatatatatatatatatatatatatatatatatatatatatatattgtataaatttaaattattatatattatttttaaatatataaagaaattatttttttgcaCGGACTAAAAAAATATATTCATATAAATTTAAACGCATGGAGTAGTACTAGTGTTGTATTCTGGGCCGGGGCCAGGCCTtcgtgggccaaacgggccgggtttcgtgggcctgggctctggcggtcccgggcttcgtgagctcaacgggtggaaccgacccgtgacgggcctaagcccacatggtcctgggcTTAACGggtcgggctcgtgggcttcgcgggtcTAGCGTtttttttaaggcaatttcttgtagtatcatggctatattaaaaatatatatgtagtatatatgtagatctaattattaaagtgcttgacgaaaaagaaaaataacaaaacaatagtaaaacactaaattgtcatgcataatatattgtcttgtagtatatatattgtatcttatgtatatatattataacttattacttatatattttcttgtagtatatattgtatgttatgtatatatattctcttatatatttttttgtagtatatattgtatcttatgtatatatattctcttatatattttcttgtagtatatatattgtatcttatgtatatatattctcttatatatttttttgtagtatatattgtatcttatgtatatatattctcttatatattttcttgtagtatatatattgtatcttatgtatatatattctcttatatattttcttgtagtatatatattgtatcttatgtatatatattctcttatatattttcttgtagtatatatattgtatcttatgtatatatattctcttatatattttcttgtagtatatatattgtatcttatgtatatatattctcttatatattttcttgtagtatatattgtatcttatgtatatatattctcttatatattttcttgtagtatatatattgtatcttatgtatatattgtagcttataaataattgtaagtaaagacaaagaaatattgcgaaaagatattcaagggtagaagcaataaattttattaccaaaaatggcatatctttcttagtcatccttcccccaatggaatgagcacaacaaggtactaataccaccattagaaggaaaaaaaactaaggaagatgtgccaaaatacaagttacatattagtctatatatttatctctaacaaatctcataaatccttcaaggttcggaggaggttgcgttggtggtggtggaaaagaagcttgttcatcaccacttccgggcgaagccgaatcatccgcaagttccgctatcatttcttcatgagcttcatctatcgccggttgtgattatgcaattccaaagtttcttctttccgagcggatccaatctctaaacaatactgatttttccaagtcATCCCTCATAGACGCTATATGATCActtatttgcagtcttgcttgactgaaagcgctctctgatgcaacagttgaagcttgaattgataaaatatcccgagccatccttgcaagaaccggaaaatgtttttcccttgccttccaccattccaaaagatcaaaagagccgtctggattctccttttcaagtccctgagacaaataaacttgaagctcatttagatgtgaagtttcatcataattatcaccttgagaatccctgaactccgtccaagatttaagagcttttaagcccgcagctcttttagacgattgtgagctagacgaagtaggggttggaatagttggtctagcatgctctaaggcaagttgataagcattataaactatATGAacattaattttaattgaggcttttgcatctgcaagtgtagcaacttcctcatttgaaagatctaaagccttataaatatttgaataccaaaaatgaggacctcccaatttcattgtaggatttaacattgcagcaagaccataaataggagggataggaaaaaaatatttttaaaacttttgtttcatttcatttatagcaagttcataaatgtcCTCACCCtcaccaaattcaacaaacaaatcagataatgctgcaatataaactaaacagtttgaaatagtaggataatattgcccagaaaatgcatttatagcaatttgaaaatgttctaaaatatttaaaagaattttaacattcttccaatcttgagtagtaagcatttcatcGTCATCCTCACCActtacccgagaattaaacgttgcattaattgagtttctatattcatatgcaactactaaactttcgtacatacaattccatctagtcgggcaaggtttaggaacctttctttctctaaggccatattcatcacattttttaaaatactctctaagtctacttctacggtttgaataaaaaagccaattaagagccattctaaccttttcaatttctatgtttaaaattcgcataccatcaccgataattaaatgataaatatgacaaatacatctaacatggaaaatattagtaaatgcaggatttagtgttgttgtaagcatgcctatagcactagtgttactagaagcattatccatagaaattgccattattttatcgctaaagcaaaaatatctacaaatatctgcaacagtgttagctataaacttacctgtgtgacgcgaattatttattctatatgcaattatgcgtttttgcattatccattcctcatctatctaatgacttgtaacagttagataatcacaatcattaccacttctaccaatatcagtagtaatagaaatccgattaggtatatgagtaaataaataccgcaaatattgttcatattcatgtttgaatttataaatatcactcttaactgttgcgcgaggccaacctttataagtaggattaaaaactcttctaatataatgaacccaattaggattagaagcaaaagtataaggtaagcacataacagtaatcatctttgttaattcttcacgatctctatttggatcgtaatataaaatacctccggtgacagtgttaattcctggttgaactagatttgaacctgtactagggttaaccgcagaatctacacttgtcccctctagctgcgctttcatttgaaaaaatctagccttatctctagggtgtgtttttatgtgcctagtcaaactacctgtgccgttacggtctccagtatatttatgcgccattaatttcccacaagttttacacttaaccttattttgttctcttacttgagtaaaaaaattccaaactaatgatgtttctaggcgtttagcaggttctctattaaaagtaggagtttctacaggtgggtcgaccggtgcatcagttgggttattaagaggactagtaggtgtatcatctaaatccggtgcttgggtttcatcatcatcctcattttcctcattattttctaagatagtttcattaggataaagagcattcataattttatcatctaatcTTTCACCTAGTGCAACATTAtggtaaaattcactatcggtaaattgaaaacaagggtgatcactatcaagaattaaagaaggaggaggacgtctaggctggcgactactttcaacttgcttatcttttctaggtcggggaaccaggggaagggtagttggttggccactactttcaccggttttatcttttcctttaccaaacatttttttcaaagaaaatgtcatatttattataattatgcaatctaaaccacacaaaaatatattcttaaaacgtaagagttgaaacgagtttaccggattgccgaacaacttcttgaaaattgaaaatcgttgaacacttgaaaacttcaattcaacaacttcacaatttttcacgaaatttcaacaatagattaagtaattgtagtagagagattgagagagattgagagatattgatgaattggtgaataaaaatgaaagaatgagggggtatttatagttgaaaaatggggaaaagtgtaattatataaagtttggggttaaaataaagtttgggggccaaatggccattttctaAACTACCAAACGGTCAAAAAAGCCCCAAACGGCTACTTTTTAAATATGGCCATTGggctgttttttttaaaaatatatatatattatagccgTTAGGCCCGCTAGGCCCACAGGGCCCGGACCAGGCCCGCcagcc includes the following:
- the LOC107773381 gene encoding uncharacterized protein LOC107773381, whose product is MGRKPNDSEPTRYATMILLLMGLVSCTAVYIFMSAVMRPAGSSVVERLAAEEGEFSGGGGGEGEGECCSGIESFELWGAAVKWGSDFKVNSSKECCNACKAMCTGNHGPCLCDTWVFCGNKKFCGDKFGECWLKKQKDTLAPDRQEAGNKVMWTSGIVFGKGEGIVALETEFGDIHVKLLPECSPRSVFNILELLGVRHCAGCQFFRAETRGQIWDTHGDHIKDASFGPPYALVQGTLDAQGVAFESVPSESCPEIRRGSVAWVGSGPEFFISLANHQEWKKSYTVFGYVLPEDMEIVEKIAQLPTKLDVWSGVNVTVLENPVPLRVRRIKSNNGDLNLSS